The region TCTAAAATTTCTTGAATCTTATCACCAGCGCCATGAACAATCACAGGATGCATCCCGATTGTTTTGAGGAGCACAACATCCTTTGCGAATTTCTTCACGAATGAAGGATTTGATAGAGCCTTGCCGCCGATTTTGATAACAATTCTTGCGCCTTGTAAGAGACGAATAAAGGGCAGAGCCTCAATCAAGATGTCGGGCTTTGTTTTTAACTGTTCCAAAGAACGATATGTCAATTTTTTATCCATAGGTCCATTATGACCCAAAAAATGAAAAGCGGGCTGATTTTTCGACTTTAGGCTCAAAAAAGTTTAAAGCGCGGGTCAACAGACTTTAATGATTTGGGAAGATCTGATCAAAGATACGGCATTGGAGAAGTTCAATACCTTCTTTTTTATGAGAGCTTGTTGTCAGGATATAAGGGAAAATGGATGGATGTTTTTTAAGATCTGTTTGAATTTTCTCGATCATTTCTGAGAGAAAATCTGGCTTTACCTTATCGCATTTGGTGAGCACAATCTGGCAAGAGACAGCTGTCTCATCCAAAAGCTCAATCATTTCAAGATCAGATGGCTTTAAACCATGACGCGCATCAATCAAAAGACAGGCCAAATGCAAATTTTGACGCCCACTCAAATAATCTTTCAGCACCCGTACCCAGTTGCTTGATTTGGATTTTGAAACCTTTGCATATCCATAGCCGGGTAGATCAACCAGAAACAGCGTGTCAGAAATGTTGAAAAAATTGAGTTGCTGCGTCCGGCCAGGCGTGTGCGATGTACGGGCAAGCATTTTCCGGTTCACAAGCGCATTAATGAGGCTTGATTTACCAACGTTCGATCTGCCGATAAAGGCGATCTCGGGATGTGTCATAGAGGGTAATTGGGCCAAATATTCCACACCCGCCACAAAATCGCTTTGGCCAGCAAAGAGAAGCCTTGATTTGGTGAAGGTCTCTTTTTTGTAGGTAAAGGGACCTTTATACTCTTGATCGGCTTCCATTAAATAGCCTTCATTTTTTTCATGATTGACCATTGCTGAACAATTGAGAGAAGATTGTTCCATGCCCAGTAAATCACAAGACCAGCTGGGAAGCTTGCAAGCAAGAAGGTGAACATGAATGGCATAACCATAAAGACTTTTTGCTGAACAGGATCAACAGGCGCTGGATTGAGCTTCTGTTGAAGATACATTGTAAAGCCCATGATCAGCGGCCAGATACCAATCATCAAGAAAGATGGTGGTGTCCAAGGAATCAGTCCAAAAAGATTGAACAGTGTTGTTGGGTCAGGCGCTGACAGATCATGAATCCATCCAAAGAAAGGCGCTTGACGCATCTCAATGGTTACAAAAAGAACCTTATAAAGAGCGAAGAAAATTGGGATCTGTACCAAAATTGGCAAGCAACCTGAGGCAGGATTTACTTTTTCCTTTTTATAGAGCTCCATCATTTCTTGATTCAGCTTCATGCGATCATCGCCACATTTTTCACGCAATTCAGTCATTTTTGGCTGAAGCTTCTTCATTTTTGACATGGATTGATATGATTTGTTCGCAAGTGGGTAGAGAGCTGCCTTCACAATCACGGTGAAGATCAGAATCGCAATTCCGAAATTGCCAACAAGACCTGCAATATATTTAAGCGCATAGAAGAATGGCTTGGTCAAAAAGTAGAACCAACCAAAGTCAATCGCCTTATCAAAATCAGGAATCGACAAATCTGTCTCATACTGATCAAGCAAGTCAATTTTTTTGGCACCAGCAAAGGCATGCATTGTATATTCGATTTGACTCCCATTTGTGGCCGCCATTGTTTTGCCCATAAAGTCAGTTTGATAATTGTTCTTGTTTGGGTTCTTCACAAAACGGGCTGTGATGTCGTCCTTTTGGTCTGGAATCAAAGCCACAAGCCAGTATTTATCGGTCATGCCAATCCAGCCGCCATTACTTTTGAATGATTCTGTCTGGTTTTCATCAAGATCTTTGTACTTTGATTCTTTGAGAGATCCATCAAGAACACCAATCGGACCTTCATGGAGAATATAAAAGCCCAAAGCTGGGGGGGGATTATGACGGGCAATTACAGAATAAGGCGTGAAATTCAGGTCTTTTCCAGACTTGTTGATAATGCGC is a window of Alphaproteobacteria bacterium DNA encoding:
- a CDS encoding YihA family ribosome biogenesis GTP-binding protein, giving the protein MEADQEYKGPFTYKKETFTKSRLLFAGQSDFVAGVEYLAQLPSMTHPEIAFIGRSNVGKSSLINALVNRKMLARTSHTPGRTQQLNFFNISDTLFLVDLPGYGYAKVSKSKSSNWVRVLKDYLSGRQNLHLACLLIDARHGLKPSDLEMIELLDETAVSCQIVLTKCDKVKPDFLSEMIEKIQTDLKKHPSIFPYILTTSSHKKEGIELLQCRIFDQIFPNH
- the yidC gene encoding membrane protein insertase YidC, with the protein product MQHDQKNLFIALALSLAILIGFQYFYEAPRQQKQQEILATQKAKEVDEADIMAINPNLPENQTNGSKDIIDGMTRAEVIAYQKQAAKRVDFDTPSISGSLSTKGARIDDLTLKNYKVTTDPDSPNVELLSPSGSKEAYFIESNWLSNDTSIKLPTSDTIWSANKDTLDTSAPVILTYDNGQGVTFQKVISLDENYMFTITQRIINKSGKDLNFTPYSVIARHNPPPALGFYILHEGPIGVLDGSLKESKYKDLDENQTESFKSNGGWIGMTDKYWLVALIPDQKDDITARFVKNPNKNNYQTDFMGKTMAATNGSQIEYTMHAFAGAKKIDLLDQYETDLSIPDFDKAIDFGWFYFLTKPFFYALKYIAGLVGNFGIAILIFTVIVKAALYPLANKSYQSMSKMKKLQPKMTELREKCGDDRMKLNQEMMELYKKEKVNPASGCLPILVQIPIFFALYKVLFVTIEMRQAPFFGWIHDLSAPDPTTLFNLFGLIPWTPPSFLMIGIWPLIMGFTMYLQQKLNPAPVDPVQQKVFMVMPFMFTFLLASFPAGLVIYWAWNNLLSIVQQWSIMKKMKAI